The following are from one region of the Silene latifolia isolate original U9 population chromosome 9, ASM4854445v1, whole genome shotgun sequence genome:
- the LOC141601704 gene encoding protein FAR1-RELATED SEQUENCE 5-like, which yields MGQQQPQCIITDQCPGIKKACPNILKNYVHKYCMWHIMQKVPEKVGRAICNDTEFMTDINAVVWDVDLEPEKFEQNWQTVIEAHGMQNNRWLKYVFSIRQKWIPAYFRDLLLGCLLRITQRSESSNNYFKWFESHFGTLVEFWMRYNSAIEQQMHSQRRMDTANEDSMLEKVGPMKVEIHASLVYTHPIFTDFQQEVKHAICSMGVRGLTTIGIVEYHDVRDGLKHRNFRVEFNI from the coding sequence ATGGGGCAGCAGCAACCTCAGTGTATAATAACCGACCAATGCCCTGGAATTAAAAAGGCATGTCCAAACATTTTGAAGAATTATGTGCACAAgtactgcatgtggcatatcatgcagaAAGTGCCTGAGAAGGTCGGAAGAGCAATATGCAATGACACGGAATTTATGACAGACATAAATGCTGTTGTTTGGGATGTTGACTTAGAACCAGAAAAATTTGAACAAAACTGGCAAACCGTTATTGAAGCACATGGTATGCAAAACAACCGCTGGTTGAAGTACGTATTCTCAATCAGACAAAAGTGGATACCGGCTTACTTTCGCGATCTGCTTCTAGGTTGTTTGCTGAGGATAACCCAGAGATCTGAAAGTTCAAACAACtatttcaaatggtttgaaagcCACTTTGGAACCCTTGTTGAGTTCTGGATGAGGTACAATTCTGCAATAGAACAACAAATGCATTCACAAAGGCGGATGGACACTGCCAACGAGGATAGTATGCTCGAGAAAGTAGGACCAATGAAGGTAGAGATACATGCGTCACTTGTGTACACACATCCTATCTTTACAGACTTTCAGCAGGAAGTCAAACATGCGATATGCAGCATGGGGGTCAGGGGTTTGACAACAATAGGGATAGTGGAGTACCATGATGTTCGTGATGGACTGAAGCACAGAAACTTCCGAGTGGAATTTAACATCTAA